A section of the Pleurocapsa minor HA4230-MV1 genome encodes:
- a CDS encoding metallophosphatase family protein, which yields MKIAVMSCIHGNYSALEAVLVDIDQQKAEKIYCLGDLVGYGPYPNAVVEQIRSLDIPTVQGCWDEDIVEGLNACDCSYPSLLAEKRGKLAHQWTNKEVHPEVREYLAQLPHTYKEDNLCFVHGSPSSNHEYLLPEMDAFIALERVLSSDADILFCGHTHVPYVRTLDSGQLHILVNQPNQEEQPTVSFNTTLKRIINVGSVGEPRHGRPNATYVIYDTETEVVNLREVEYDYQKTCAAILDAGLPPIFAWRLARGLEFAEKADDPTHVCER from the coding sequence ATGAAAATAGCAGTAATGTCTTGTATTCATGGAAATTATTCTGCTTTAGAGGCAGTACTGGTTGATATTGACCAGCAAAAAGCTGAAAAGATTTATTGTCTCGGCGATTTAGTCGGTTATGGCCCTTATCCTAATGCGGTAGTGGAACAAATTAGGTCTTTAGATATTCCCACCGTACAGGGTTGTTGGGATGAAGATATTGTCGAAGGATTAAACGCCTGTGACTGTAGTTATCCTTCTCTGTTGGCAGAAAAACGAGGTAAGCTTGCCCACCAATGGACTAATAAGGAAGTACATCCTGAAGTTAGAGAATATCTAGCACAATTACCCCATACCTATAAAGAAGATAATCTTTGTTTCGTACATGGTAGTCCCAGTAGTAACCATGAATATCTATTACCCGAAATGGATGCTTTTATCGCTTTAGAAAGAGTCCTGTCAAGTGATGCAGATATATTATTTTGTGGACATACTCATGTTCCCTATGTTCGCACCCTAGATTCTGGACAATTACATATTTTAGTTAATCAACCTAATCAGGAGGAACAACCTACTGTTAGTTTTAATACTACCCTGAAACGAATTATCAATGTCGGTTCGGTAGGTGAACCTCGTCACGGTCGTCCCAATGCCACTTATGTAATTTATGACACGGAGACAGAAGTAGTAAACTTACGAGAAGTGGAGTATGACTATCAAAAAACCTGTGCTGCGATTTTAGATGCTGGGTTACCGCCGATTTTTGCTTGGCGTTTGGCCAGAGGTTTAGAATTTGCGGAAAAAGCTGACGATCCTACTCATGTTTGCGAGAGGTAA
- a CDS encoding nuclear transport factor 2 family protein produces the protein MKSSQSIVIERLQQAQNAHDIEALLACFAPNFKGEHPLHPDRGFQRIEHVRKNWSTIFQDIRDFHSELLRSSVERNATWAEWYWFGTRPDGKPFGMRGVTILGVQAERIEWARLYMKPV, from the coding sequence ATGAAATCCAGCCAAAGCATTGTCATAGAGCGACTGCAACAAGCACAAAACGCGCACGACATAGAAGCGTTGTTAGCTTGCTTTGCACCTAACTTTAAAGGCGAGCATCCACTCCATCCCGATCGCGGTTTCCAGAGAATTGAGCATGTCCGTAAGAATTGGTCTACTATTTTCCAAGACATTCGAGACTTTCACTCAGAGTTGCTTCGTTCTTCAGTTGAAAGAAACGCGACTTGGGCTGAGTGGTACTGGTTCGGTACTCGTCCTGACGGTAAGCCGTTTGGTATGCGCGGAGTGACTATTCTTGGGGTACAAGCGGAGCGAATCGAGTGGGCGCGCTTGTATATGAAACCCGTGTAA
- the folE gene encoding GTP cyclohydrolase I FolE — protein sequence MTLAKFEPNQIDNINHQLPKLNTTQQPPVSEEEMRQAVRTLLLGLGEDPDREGLKDTPKRVVKALKFLTSGYHQSLEELLNGAVFHENADEMVLVRDIDLFSSCEHHILPILGRAHVAYIPNGKVIGLSKIARICEMYGRRLQVQERLTAQIADALQGLLQPKGVAVVIEATHMCMVMRGVQKPGSWTSTSAVRGVFADDAKTRQEFMSLIRHNPAFH from the coding sequence ATGACCTTAGCTAAGTTTGAACCCAATCAAATCGACAACATTAATCATCAATTACCCAAGCTGAATACTACACAACAGCCCCCCGTATCTGAAGAGGAGATGCGTCAAGCAGTAAGGACTTTACTGTTAGGATTGGGAGAAGATCCAGACCGCGAAGGATTAAAAGATACACCGAAAAGAGTAGTTAAAGCCTTAAAGTTTCTCACTTCTGGTTATCATCAATCCTTAGAGGAACTGCTTAACGGAGCCGTATTTCACGAGAATGCCGATGAAATGGTGTTAGTTAGAGATATTGACCTGTTTAGCTCCTGCGAACATCATATCTTGCCCATTCTTGGTCGCGCTCATGTGGCTTATATACCCAATGGTAAAGTAATTGGACTATCAAAGATTGCCCGTATTTGTGAGATGTATGGACGGCGCTTGCAAGTACAGGAAAGATTAACCGCTCAAATTGCTGATGCCTTGCAAGGACTTTTACAACCAAAAGGTGTGGCAGTAGTAATCGAAGCAACTCATATGTGTATGGTAATGCGGGGAGTGCAAAAACCTGGTTCTTGGACTTCTACCAGTGCCGTACGGGGTGTCTTTGCCGATGACGCGAAAACTCGTCAGGAGTTTATGAGTTTAATTCGTCATAATCCTGCATTTCATTAA
- a CDS encoding type 1 glutamine amidotransferase, translating to MRIHYLQHVPFEGLGSISTWITEQNYSVSFSKLYADDFLPTVNDFDWLIVLGGPMNIYEEDQYPWLIAEKQLIKQAIAKDKIVLGICLGSQLIADALGSRVYLGEHKEIGWFPIKTVEAVQQSKGLEFLPSELTVFHWHGDTFELPEKAIRLAYSEGCANQAFLYGDKVLGLQFHLEVDRQGVQQMIENNLSELVAGKYVQSSEEMLSANKNFATIQGVMYRFLKMLSCHHRG from the coding sequence ATGAGAATCCACTATTTACAGCATGTTCCCTTTGAAGGATTGGGCAGCATTTCGACTTGGATAACTGAGCAAAACTATTCGGTATCCTTTAGTAAACTTTATGCGGACGATTTCTTACCGACTGTAAATGATTTTGATTGGTTGATCGTTTTGGGCGGGCCCATGAATATCTACGAGGAGGATCAGTACCCCTGGCTAATCGCCGAAAAACAGTTGATTAAGCAGGCGATCGCGAAAGATAAAATAGTGCTTGGTATTTGTCTGGGATCACAACTGATTGCGGATGCTCTAGGTTCAAGAGTGTATTTAGGTGAACATAAAGAAATTGGATGGTTTCCAATCAAAACAGTAGAAGCAGTTCAGCAATCCAAAGGTCTTGAATTCTTACCCTCAGAACTGACCGTTTTTCATTGGCATGGGGATACGTTTGAGTTGCCAGAGAAAGCCATCCGTCTTGCCTACAGTGAGGGCTGTGCCAATCAAGCATTCCTTTACGGCGACAAGGTGCTTGGCTTGCAATTTCACTTGGAAGTCGATCGCCAAGGTGTACAGCAAATGATTGAGAATAATTTATCAGAATTAGTTGCAGGGAAGTATGTTCAGAGTTCCGAGGAGATGCTTTCCGCAAATAAGAATTTTGCAACGATACAAGGAGTTATGTACCGTTTCCTTAAAATGCTCTCATGCCACCATCGAGGTTGA
- a CDS encoding GTP-binding protein: MIIAVASPPGAGKTHWICQQIAQTNKPVGYFSPQTDSLPIDTIYLQSEYPQLKIYQTGEEAALLTEADQSLIFLEIPWYLDLSGIEPLLKTLNSHRVAIISPDANNTELTTWADEIVSGNQITKLTTSWQIHRGVLTGEILDFDSLATFWLELTQGAYGEVLRVKGMFDLEDGQIYHGDFMPNQPELEFQPLNLPRWLDGRPVRKSGFEIVGNKLDRAEIAQTIKDCCIPESAISYYQQQVKESLATEPEVELV, translated from the coding sequence ATGATTATTGCCGTAGCCAGTCCCCCAGGTGCGGGTAAAACCCACTGGATTTGTCAACAGATAGCCCAAACCAATAAACCTGTAGGTTATTTCAGTCCGCAAACTGATTCCCTACCCATTGACACGATTTATCTGCAAAGTGAATATCCTCAACTGAAGATTTATCAAACTGGAGAGGAAGCAGCGTTATTGACAGAAGCAGATCAAAGCTTAATTTTTCTAGAAATTCCTTGGTATTTGGATTTGTCAGGAATCGAACCCTTACTCAAAACTCTTAACTCTCATCGAGTAGCGATAATTTCTCCCGATGCCAACAACACAGAATTGACTACTTGGGCGGATGAGATTGTTTCAGGCAATCAAATTACTAAGCTGACAACATCTTGGCAGATTCATCGGGGAGTCTTAACAGGAGAAATCTTAGATTTTGATAGTCTAGCAACCTTTTGGCTGGAACTTACCCAAGGTGCTTATGGTGAAGTGCTTCGGGTAAAAGGAATGTTTGACTTAGAAGATGGACAAATTTATCACGGCGATTTTATGCCTAATCAACCTGAATTGGAATTTCAACCCTTAAATTTACCCCGTTGGCTTGATGGTAGACCAGTTCGTAAGAGTGGTTTTGAAATTGTGGGTAACAAGCTAGATCGAGCTGAAATTGCTCAAACTATTAAAGACTGCTGTATTCCCGAATCGGCAATTAGTTATTACCAACAACAGGTAAAAGAGTCTTTAGCAACTGAACCAGAGGTAGAATTAGTATGA
- a CDS encoding class I SAM-dependent methyltransferase, which yields MNNQESTIVFDRERASNYDKRFAKLTPMRNGLDLSISMVLSELPDEARILCVGVGTGTELIYLAQHFPQWQFTAVEPATAMLDICRQKAEEYGIASRCTFHEGYLNSLPASDPFHAATCLLVSHFFTQQEERRNFFRQIAARLLPDGYLVSSDLASDMSSSAYQSLLKVWVRMLRYSETPAEEIEKFLASYGRDAAIIPPPEVAAIIASSGFDTPVLFFQTLLIHAWYAKRSHRN from the coding sequence ATGAACAACCAAGAATCAACCATTGTTTTTGACCGAGAACGCGCTTCCAACTATGACAAGCGATTCGCTAAATTGACTCCGATGCGCAATGGACTCGATCTGTCGATCTCCATGGTGCTTTCTGAACTTCCTGACGAGGCACGAATTCTCTGCGTCGGTGTGGGAACTGGCACGGAATTGATTTACCTAGCTCAACATTTTCCCCAGTGGCAGTTTACTGCGGTAGAGCCTGCGACAGCGATGCTAGACATCTGCCGTCAGAAAGCCGAGGAGTATGGGATCGCATCCCGTTGCACATTTCACGAAGGTTATCTCAATTCACTTCCCGCGTCAGACCCTTTTCATGCTGCAACCTGTCTTTTGGTTTCTCATTTCTTTACCCAGCAGGAGGAACGGCGCAACTTTTTTCGTCAAATTGCTGCACGTCTTCTCCCCGATGGATATTTAGTCAGTTCCGATCTAGCTTCTGATATGTCTAGCTCAGCTTACCAAAGCCTTTTAAAAGTTTGGGTGCGGATGCTGAGATATTCTGAAACGCCTGCCGAGGAAATTGAGAAATTTCTCGCCTCCTATGGGCGGGATGCCGCTATTATACCTCCGCCTGAAGTTGCAGCCATTATTGCATCGAGCGGATTTGACACGCCTGTATTGTTCTTCCAGACCCTTCTCATTCACGCCTGGTATGCCAAACGATCGCATCGGAACTAA
- a CDS encoding GNAT family N-acetyltransferase, which translates to MFFREIERDIKLSLSISQYAEDLFELTDKNRDFLKQWLPWLNNVQTASDTREFIELQLLKFQQGKALHITIFYRDKIAGVVGFNEIDHDNKIGYVGYWLGQKYNGKGIMTKSVKELMEIGHSYYSVNRIDIRCAVENSRSRAIPERLSFQNEGIIRHAEKVYDKYLDHVVYGLLTSNN; encoded by the coding sequence ATGTTTTTCCGAGAAATCGAGCGCGATATTAAGTTAAGTTTATCTATTTCACAATATGCCGAGGATTTGTTTGAATTAACAGATAAAAATAGAGATTTTCTTAAGCAATGGCTGCCTTGGTTAAATAATGTTCAGACAGCGTCAGATACCAGAGAGTTTATAGAATTACAGTTACTTAAATTTCAACAAGGAAAAGCATTACATATTACTATTTTTTATCGAGATAAAATTGCAGGGGTAGTAGGATTTAACGAAATTGACCATGATAACAAAATTGGCTATGTAGGTTACTGGTTAGGACAAAAATACAACGGAAAAGGAATTATGACCAAAAGCGTGAAAGAGTTAATGGAAATTGGTCATAGTTACTATTCTGTTAATCGCATTGATATTAGATGTGCGGTAGAAAATAGTCGTAGTCGGGCTATTCCCGAACGCTTGAGTTTTCAGAATGAGGGTATTATTCGTCATGCTGAAAAAGTTTATGATAAGTACCTAGATCATGTTGTTTATGGGTTGCTAACGAGCAATAATTAA
- a CDS encoding XRE family transcriptional regulator — protein MENLLETLLKSELTKLGQQLRTLRTERGWTLSELSEQADVSEAYLSRLECGERQPSLAVLFNLVRVYGVSLPDLFGSTSENSKPVAPKASTGVVIRAGDRLLQEGNGLRYTSLAGGNHLADLHPLRVIVPIDRPAEHHYQHSGEEWLYVLSGQLILTLVGEQFLLNPRDAAHFDAFLPHDISATGEQDAEILLVACTPTRSLLKSYLTEKS, from the coding sequence ATGGAAAATTTGCTCGAGACCCTTCTCAAGTCTGAATTAACCAAACTAGGACAACAGTTACGCACTTTAAGAACTGAACGGGGTTGGACTTTAAGCGAACTGAGCGAACAAGCAGATGTTTCTGAGGCATACTTGTCACGCTTAGAATGTGGCGAACGACAACCCTCACTGGCAGTTCTGTTTAACTTGGTACGGGTATATGGAGTTTCACTGCCCGACCTATTTGGCTCAACTTCAGAAAACTCAAAGCCAGTAGCTCCAAAAGCTTCGACGGGTGTTGTGATTCGCGCAGGCGATCGTCTGCTTCAAGAAGGTAATGGGCTGCGCTACACTTCCCTGGCTGGTGGGAACCATCTCGCTGATTTGCATCCACTTAGAGTAATCGTGCCTATCGATCGACCAGCAGAACATCACTATCAGCATAGCGGTGAAGAGTGGCTCTATGTTCTTTCTGGTCAGTTAATCCTGACCCTAGTAGGCGAGCAGTTTTTACTCAATCCACGCGACGCAGCTCATTTTGATGCGTTTCTCCCACACGATATCTCTGCGACTGGAGAGCAAGACGCTGAGATTCTTCTGGTTGCCTGTACCCCCACACGGTCTTTATTGAAAAGTTACCTTACCGAGAAATCATGA
- a CDS encoding transposase, whose product MKLNQHLKDWKQIVSCRFPHLSLPQVNGLATWSFGMVMTQSSSLTRVSHLIAKINTEQDNVIVSADRGLYADWLYKKIVELGWHPFLRINHQGHYRLAKSFSWQPLATVVPSTGMSWSGQVTCFKTNPIDSTLLARWDDGYTDPWLILTDLNPLDADIGCYGFRSWIECSYRDVKSDGWQWHKTRLRNPDPAEHHGLAMAVALLWMVTLGGEPEISSNEPLISDRFSSSQSTPTRQISCFLNGLLTVVAQLYAKRYPLGLNGQSISFGRLFPLPLSYFNDLAFSNSS is encoded by the coding sequence ATGAAATTAAATCAACATCTCAAAGATTGGAAACAAATTGTTAGTTGTAGATTTCCTCATTTGAGCCTACCGCAAGTTAATGGATTAGCAACATGGAGTTTTGGAATGGTTATGACCCAATCAAGCAGTCTGACAAGAGTTTCTCATCTAATTGCCAAAATTAACACTGAACAAGACAATGTAATAGTTAGTGCAGACAGAGGATTATATGCCGATTGGCTATATAAAAAGATTGTGGAATTAGGCTGGCATCCATTTTTGAGAATCAATCATCAAGGTCACTACCGACTAGCAAAGTCATTTTCATGGCAGCCTTTGGCTACAGTAGTTCCTTCTACTGGTATGAGTTGGTCAGGACAAGTAACTTGTTTTAAAACTAATCCCATTGATTCTACTCTTTTGGCTCGATGGGATGATGGTTATACTGACCCCTGGCTAATTCTGACTGATTTGAACCCACTTGATGCTGATATTGGTTGCTATGGATTTCGCTCTTGGATTGAATGCTCTTATCGAGATGTTAAAAGTGATGGTTGGCAATGGCACAAAACTCGTCTGAGAAACCCAGACCCAGCGGAGCATCATGGGCTAGCTATGGCAGTTGCTTTGCTATGGATGGTTACACTCGGTGGCGAACCAGAAATTTCTAGTAATGAGCCATTAATTAGCGATCGCTTTTCATCATCTCAATCTACTCCTACTCGTCAAATATCTTGTTTTCTTAATGGTTTGTTAACTGTAGTAGCGCAATTATATGCGAAGCGTTATCCTTTAGGACTCAACGGTCAATCTATCAGTTTTGGTCGTTTGTTTCCTTTACCTCTGAGTTATTTCAACGATTTAGCTTTTTCTAATTCTTCCTGA
- a CDS encoding sulfotransferase domain-containing protein: MEKPPASVQQYFHDWLEQDGYPFYSLWDNVRSWWKIRHLPNVLLVHFAKLKQDLPQQIQRITEFLEIPIDKSQWETILEHCSFNYMKQHADKSTPLGGIVWEGGAETFIYKGTNGRWHDILTAEESQLYEQIAKERLGEVCAYWLATGELLG; encoded by the coding sequence ATTGAGAAGCCACCTGCATCAGTTCAGCAATACTTTCATGACTGGCTGGAGCAAGATGGATACCCCTTTTATTCTCTTTGGGACAACGTTCGGTCTTGGTGGAAGATTAGACACCTGCCGAATGTTCTATTAGTTCATTTCGCGAAGCTCAAGCAGGATCTGCCCCAGCAGATTCAGCGGATTACTGAGTTTTTAGAAATCCCCATTGATAAATCCCAGTGGGAGACAATTCTCGAACATTGTAGCTTCAATTATATGAAGCAGCACGCAGATAAAAGTACTCCACTTGGTGGCATCGTCTGGGAGGGAGGTGCTGAAACGTTTATCTACAAGGGGACAAATGGTCGCTGGCACGACATCCTGACTGCTGAGGAAAGCCAGCTATACGAGCAAATTGCCAAAGAACGATTGGGAGAAGTGTGTGCCTACTGGTTGGCTACAGGGGAGTTACTCGGTTAG
- a CDS encoding SDR family oxidoreductase, translated as MMLKNKVALVTGATSGIGKATALALGLAEAKIVFSGRREPEGKVTEAELRNAGVDCLFVRSDVSNEAEIKALVQTTVEKFGKLDCAFNNAGIESPQKPLHKQSSEDFDKLMAINARGLFLCMKYEIQQMLSQGAGAIVNTSSTVGLIGFPGASPYVASKHAVMGLTRSAALDYAKQGIRINAVNLGAIATEGLDRILNQMEITADDLAAIVPMGRIAQAEEVAQAVVFLCSDAASYITGQPLVIDGGYTTS; from the coding sequence ATGATGCTTAAAAATAAAGTTGCTTTAGTTACAGGAGCAACATCAGGAATTGGCAAAGCCACGGCACTCGCGCTCGGTCTTGCTGAGGCAAAAATCGTCTTTTCAGGACGACGTGAACCAGAAGGTAAAGTAACCGAGGCTGAACTTCGCAATGCTGGGGTTGACTGTTTGTTTGTTCGATCTGATGTCTCGAACGAAGCCGAGATTAAAGCACTGGTGCAAACCACTGTGGAAAAGTTTGGGAAACTCGACTGTGCCTTCAATAATGCGGGCATAGAGTCACCTCAAAAACCCCTGCACAAACAATCGAGCGAAGATTTTGACAAACTGATGGCAATTAACGCGCGGGGACTCTTTTTGTGCATGAAATATGAAATCCAGCAGATGTTATCTCAAGGAGCTGGCGCGATCGTCAATACTTCCTCGACAGTAGGGTTAATTGGGTTTCCAGGGGCATCTCCGTATGTCGCGAGTAAACATGCCGTCATGGGACTGACGCGCTCGGCAGCACTTGACTACGCCAAGCAAGGCATTCGGATTAATGCGGTTAATCTTGGTGCTATTGCGACTGAGGGACTCGATCGCATCCTTAACCAGATGGAGATCACGGCTGATGATTTAGCAGCTATAGTGCCGATGGGTCGCATTGCTCAGGCAGAAGAAGTCGCTCAAGCTGTTGTGTTTCTTTGTTCTGATGCTGCCAGCTACATCACTGGACAACCTTTGGTTATTGATGGTGGATACACAACTAGCTAA
- a CDS encoding aldehyde dehydrogenase family protein, with the protein MANAFFGIFYNKDVSVPFGGYEASGFGRENGKEVMENYTQTKSIWIDLS; encoded by the coding sequence ATCGCCAATGCTTTCTTTGGCATTTTCTACAACAAAGATGTTTCTGTTCCTTTTGGAGGCTACGAAGCATCTGGCTTTGGGCGCGAGAATGGCAAAGAAGTGATGGAGAACTATACACAGACTAAATCCATTTGGATCGATTTAAGCTAG
- a CDS encoding aldehyde dehydrogenase family protein, which yields MTSTFSTTTLLPTPPIKQAQLYINANTLKKTTMELGGKSANIVFADAD from the coding sequence ATGACTTCAACTTTCAGTACCACGACTTTACTTCCCACTCCGCCAATTAAGCAAGCCCAACTCTATATCAACGCTAATACGCTGAAAAAAACCACAATGGAATTAGGTGGCAAGTCTGCCAACATTGTCTTTGCGGATGCAGATTGA
- a CDS encoding GTP-binding protein — MLEISQPELPVTIITGFLGSGKTTLLNQILQNNQNLKVAVLVNEFGDINIDSQLLVSYDDDMVELSNGCICCTINEGLVEAVKKILTKEGKVDRLIIETTGVADPLPIILTFVGSDFRDITRLDSVITVVDAETFTPEHFQSEAAFKQITFADILLLNKTDLVDEEQLRGLETYIASIKKSPRIIRTNHAQVPLPLILDVGLTPIDSYVEKQEHQQHHDHHHHHDHHHSPHLEADGFVSMSFQSDKPFDVYEFQKFLTDRLPIEVFRAKGIIWFAGSELRHIFQLCGQRSDLKSDRWSTPPANQLVFIGRHLDTDKLRQQLNDCLLTSVTA; from the coding sequence ATGCTAGAGATTTCCCAACCAGAATTACCCGTCACCATCATCACTGGCTTTCTCGGTAGTGGCAAAACCACCCTACTTAATCAAATTCTGCAAAATAACCAGAACTTAAAAGTTGCAGTGTTAGTTAATGAGTTTGGCGATATCAATATCGATTCTCAACTTTTGGTCTCCTATGATGATGACATGGTGGAGTTAAGCAATGGTTGTATTTGTTGCACGATCAATGAAGGCTTAGTCGAAGCAGTAAAAAAAATACTCACCAAGGAAGGAAAAGTAGATCGTTTGATTATTGAAACTACTGGTGTAGCCGATCCTTTACCAATAATTTTAACTTTTGTTGGTTCTGATTTTCGCGATATTACTCGCCTCGATTCAGTTATTACCGTAGTTGATGCAGAAACCTTTACCCCAGAGCATTTCCAGAGCGAAGCAGCTTTTAAACAGATTACCTTTGCAGATATCCTGTTGTTGAATAAAACTGATTTAGTTGATGAGGAACAATTACGAGGATTAGAAACCTATATTGCTTCCATTAAAAAAAGCCCCAGGATTATTCGTACGAACCATGCACAAGTTCCTTTACCGTTAATTTTAGATGTAGGTTTAACCCCGATAGATAGTTATGTCGAAAAGCAAGAACACCAACAGCATCACGATCACCATCACCATCACGATCACCATCATTCCCCTCACTTAGAAGCCGATGGTTTCGTTTCTATGTCATTTCAAAGCGACAAACCCTTTGATGTTTATGAATTTCAAAAGTTTTTAACCGATCGACTTCCAATTGAAGTATTTCGGGCAAAAGGAATTATTTGGTTTGCAGGAAGCGAATTACGTCACATCTTCCAACTATGCGGACAACGTAGCGATCTCAAATCTGACCGTTGGTCTACTCCTCCTGCTAACCAGCTTGTCTTTATCGGTCGTCATTTAGATACCGATAAACTACGCCAACAGCTAAATGACTGTTTGCTTACTTCCGTTACCGCTTAA
- a CDS encoding SDR family oxidoreductase, giving the protein MILFDDLGSMVRMNRIGQPKEIAQAVVFPCSNAASYLTGQPLAIDGGYTAS; this is encoded by the coding sequence ATGATACTTTTTGATGATCTAGGGTCTATGGTTCGGATGAATCGCATCGGTCAGCCAAAAGAAATTGCTCAAGCCGTTGTTTTCCCTTGCTCTAATGCTGCTAGCTATCTCACTGGACAACCCTTAGCGATCGATGGTGGATACACAGCCAGCTAA
- the ruvA gene encoding Holliday junction branch migration protein RuvA has product MISYLKGTKVEITKTTQNRLFLILDVNNIGYEMQISTRFAQKLDGSADEPIQVFTHLQIQEDKQILYGFPTAAERDLFRQLTAVSGIGMQLAIALIDTLGISDLVGAIVTSNIPALTKTPGVGKKTAERIALELKTKLAQWRKISGMEIKQPEAVFSPQPEIKEDLEMTLLALGYTNEEIEQVIAALSQDNLLLKNPNVEEWIRSAIAWLSGE; this is encoded by the coding sequence ATGATTAGTTACCTCAAGGGTACGAAAGTAGAAATTACTAAAACAACTCAAAATCGCCTGTTTTTGATTTTGGATGTGAACAATATTGGTTATGAGATGCAGATCTCGACACGCTTTGCCCAGAAACTAGATGGGTCAGCAGATGAGCCAATTCAAGTATTTACCCATCTCCAGATTCAGGAAGACAAGCAAATTCTTTATGGTTTCCCTACCGCAGCGGAAAGAGATTTATTTCGCCAGTTAACCGCAGTGAGCGGGATTGGAATGCAGTTGGCGATCGCCCTGATTGATACTTTGGGCATTTCAGATCTAGTTGGGGCAATTGTTACTAGTAATATACCTGCTTTAACCAAAACCCCTGGTGTGGGCAAGAAAACCGCCGAAAGAATTGCCTTAGAATTAAAAACCAAACTAGCCCAATGGCGGAAAATATCGGGCATGGAAATTAAACAACCTGAAGCAGTCTTTTCTCCCCAACCTGAGATCAAAGAAGATCTAGAGATGACGTTGTTAGCTTTGGGCTACACCAATGAGGAAATAGAGCAGGTTATTGCTGCCTTAAGCCAAGATAATTTACTACTTAAAAATCCTAATGTGGAAGAATGGATTAGAAGTGCGATCGCCTGGTTGAGTGGAGAGTAA
- a CDS encoding alpha/beta fold hydrolase, with protein sequence MPASIQIRVSEHWNDERSKAILLIHGAWHSSLHWNKVSSLLTGMGHHVVAIDLPGHGLNTKFPASYLQQDLAVFSTEESPLKAIAITDYVNAAVEAVRALATDRKVIVVGHSMGGLVITQLGEKLPDLIDRLVYQKSF encoded by the coding sequence ATGCCCGCAAGCATTCAAATCAGGGTCAGCGAGCATTGGAATGATGAGCGATCGAAAGCTATCTTACTCATTCATGGTGCGTGGCACTCATCGCTACATTGGAATAAAGTATCCAGTTTACTTACAGGTATGGGCCACCATGTTGTTGCGATCGACCTGCCTGGGCATGGACTCAACACCAAGTTTCCTGCCTCATATCTTCAGCAAGATCTAGCTGTGTTCTCAACTGAGGAGTCACCGCTCAAAGCGATCGCCATCACGGATTATGTGAATGCCGCAGTCGAAGCAGTACGTGCCTTGGCTACCGACCGCAAGGTTATTGTTGTAGGTCACAGCATGGGCGGACTTGTAATCACTCAACTGGGTGAAAAGCTGCCAGATCTCATCGACCGACTTGTTTATCAAAAAAGCTTTTAG